A region from the Lentimonas sp. CC4 genome encodes:
- a CDS encoding HEAT repeat domain-containing protein, protein MCYLSIKTVRPIHLLLGLSLFSFTACDKKEAASYPATEKAASAETTSYAPGTFAISHNPERQAKIGPEACVECHADAVADWKTSHHAKANRPVSVELDRPAFTPARRIQESGVTYEMAETDGNFELRVLHDDGKIDTYDLVGVIGYTPLRQYLALIPGNKFQTISATYDVLEDRWVDVYAGQDRLPGEWGHWIGQGMNWNANCAYCHTTEYKKNFDFEADTYHSSWTQQGLACAECHTGLEEHVAAAKEGDNTTGLTQLTAIQTEHNCATCHSRRDQLTNDAFLPGDNYHDHFALSFPDQPNLYHHDGQILDEDFVYGSFQMSRMAHAGVSCKDCHNPHTLKTILPIENNLLCIRCHAGGDENAPVIEPLAHSFHKEGSTGNQCVNCHMSKTVYMQVDPRADHAFLSPDPLLTKELGIPNACNKCHTDESVDWAVEHAEKWYGEKMSTHRQRIRARAVAAAHNYEPAGLTELLKLLKDEDLPGWRATYAGLLANYLPNEAAVNALRPLLDDESPMVRARAVGALGSLDPTDPKNKTIEKLSDSIAGVRIAAARSLAAANLPIPDSNASEEWDEYIEFNMDRPQSLLMLANKASKEGRPADTSQYIERAIKLDQLNPEMYHQSAILLSSAGLNDEAKSSLYKGWELAPKNPSFPYSLGLLAAEQQDLESAVGFLEETVAIEPRYSRAWYNLSLAYGKLNRPEDAARAMKRAQAGQ, encoded by the coding sequence ATGTGTTATCTTTCCATTAAGACCGTCCGGCCAATCCACTTACTACTAGGCCTCTCCCTCTTTTCATTTACCGCCTGCGACAAAAAGGAAGCCGCCAGCTACCCCGCGACCGAGAAGGCAGCAAGTGCAGAGACGACGAGCTACGCCCCCGGCACATTCGCAATTTCCCACAATCCAGAGCGCCAAGCCAAAATAGGGCCCGAGGCCTGCGTCGAATGCCACGCGGACGCCGTAGCCGATTGGAAGACCAGCCACCACGCAAAGGCAAATCGCCCGGTATCGGTCGAACTCGACCGACCAGCATTCACGCCTGCCCGCCGCATACAGGAATCTGGCGTCACCTACGAAATGGCCGAAACCGATGGAAATTTTGAGCTACGCGTCCTGCACGACGATGGCAAGATCGACACCTACGACCTAGTCGGCGTGATTGGCTATACGCCCCTGCGCCAATATCTCGCACTGATTCCTGGTAACAAGTTTCAAACCATCAGCGCCACTTACGACGTGCTCGAAGATCGCTGGGTTGATGTTTACGCAGGCCAAGACCGCCTTCCAGGCGAATGGGGACACTGGATCGGTCAAGGCATGAACTGGAATGCCAACTGCGCTTACTGCCACACCACCGAATATAAAAAGAACTTTGATTTCGAGGCTGACACCTACCACTCCAGCTGGACACAACAAGGACTCGCCTGCGCAGAGTGCCACACTGGGCTAGAGGAGCACGTCGCTGCGGCAAAAGAAGGCGACAACACAACAGGCCTAACCCAGCTGACCGCCATTCAAACCGAGCACAACTGCGCGACTTGCCACTCTCGACGCGATCAGCTAACAAACGACGCCTTCTTGCCTGGAGACAATTATCACGATCACTTCGCGCTCTCATTCCCAGATCAGCCGAACCTCTACCATCACGATGGACAAATCCTCGACGAAGACTTCGTCTATGGCTCATTCCAAATGAGCCGCATGGCGCACGCTGGTGTAAGCTGCAAAGATTGTCACAATCCGCACACACTCAAAACAATCCTACCGATCGAAAACAACCTGCTCTGCATACGTTGCCACGCTGGGGGCGATGAAAACGCACCCGTCATCGAACCACTCGCACACAGCTTCCACAAGGAAGGCAGCACTGGCAACCAATGCGTCAACTGCCACATGTCAAAGACCGTTTACATGCAAGTCGACCCACGTGCCGACCATGCCTTCCTATCGCCCGATCCATTGCTAACTAAAGAACTCGGCATCCCGAATGCCTGCAACAAGTGCCATACCGATGAAAGTGTCGACTGGGCAGTTGAGCACGCTGAAAAGTGGTATGGCGAAAAGATGAGCACACACCGCCAACGCATCCGCGCCCGTGCCGTTGCTGCAGCCCACAACTACGAACCAGCAGGCCTGACCGAGCTTCTCAAACTATTAAAGGACGAGGATCTTCCAGGCTGGCGCGCAACTTACGCTGGACTGCTCGCAAACTACTTACCCAACGAGGCAGCCGTCAACGCGCTACGTCCACTACTCGATGACGAAAGTCCGATGGTTCGTGCCCGCGCAGTTGGCGCACTCGGCTCACTGGATCCTACCGACCCGAAGAACAAAACCATCGAAAAACTCAGCGACAGTATAGCCGGCGTGCGTATCGCCGCCGCCCGTAGTCTCGCCGCCGCCAATCTGCCGATCCCTGACTCCAACGCTAGCGAGGAGTGGGATGAATACATCGAGTTCAACATGGACCGTCCACAGAGCCTCCTCATGCTAGCCAACAAAGCCAGCAAGGAAGGACGCCCAGCCGATACTTCGCAATACATCGAGCGCGCCATCAAACTGGATCAACTCAACCCAGAGATGTATCATCAGTCAGCGATCCTCCTAAGCAGCGCTGGACTGAATGACGAGGCTAAGAGCTCACTTTACAAAGGCTGGGAATTAGCTCCAAAGAATCCAAGCTTCCCCTACTCACTCGGCTTACTAGCCGCTGAACAACAGGATCTCGAAAGTGCCGTCGGCTTCCTCGAAGAAACCGTCGCCATCGAGCCACGCTACAGTCGCGCATGGTATAACCTCTCCCTCGCTTACGGAAAACTCAACCGTCCCGAAGACGCTGCCCGCGCAATGAAACGCGCCCAAGCCGGGCAATAA
- a CDS encoding response regulator: MNILFIEDENELREIGVAQLQHRYTVYPVSNLKEAREIMNNPAMPVHMVLADHRLPDGQGVEFVIEMKEQFPHCEYAIVSGCLTAENMEALEESEIPYFHKPLLYAKVVEAFRRKHLSKALNKEEVAEELSVDSNDMDTATDVATDSVEAPSSELKKPKKKWFGLF; this comes from the coding sequence ATGAATATTTTATTTATTGAAGATGAAAATGAGTTGCGTGAGATTGGAGTGGCTCAGTTGCAGCATCGATATACTGTTTATCCAGTGTCTAATTTGAAAGAGGCTCGCGAAATCATGAATAACCCAGCGATGCCGGTGCACATGGTATTGGCTGATCATCGCCTTCCTGACGGGCAGGGCGTGGAGTTCGTGATCGAAATGAAGGAGCAATTTCCCCACTGCGAATATGCAATTGTCTCTGGTTGTTTGACGGCGGAAAATATGGAGGCGTTAGAAGAGAGCGAGATTCCGTATTTTCATAAGCCCTTGTTGTATGCGAAGGTGGTCGAAGCGTTTCGCCGAAAGCATTTGTCAAAGGCATTGAATAAAGAGGAAGTTGCAGAGGAATTGAGTGTCGACTCCAATGATATGGATACTGCGACTGATGTTGCTACGGATTCGGTTGAAGCACCTAGCTCAGAGCTGAAGAAGCCTAAGAAGAAGTGGTTCGGACTTTTTTAA